From Zingiber officinale cultivar Zhangliang chromosome 5B, Zo_v1.1, whole genome shotgun sequence, the proteins below share one genomic window:
- the LOC121985245 gene encoding uncharacterized protein LOC121985245 encodes MAGCNQGSLASQGEEISIGKNYGGIAPKKPLISKDHKRAYFDSADWVLGKQATSPKAVTATESLKPKLKRTPPHQLPPRRPTCTINAEDAN; translated from the exons ATGGCCGGCTGCAATCAAGGAAGTTTAGCTTCTCAGGGTGAAGAG ATATCCATAGGGAAAAATTATGGAGGAATTGCACCCAAGAAACCACTAATCTCGAAG GACCATAAAAGAGCTTACTTTGATTCTGCTGATTGGGTCCTTGGCAAG CAAGCAACAAGTCCAAAGGCAGTAACTGCCACTGAATCTTTGAAGCCCAAGTTGAAG CGCACCCCGCCCCATCAGCTACCGCCTCGAAGGCCGACATGCACAATCAATGCGGAGGATGCA AATTAA
- the LOC121985246 gene encoding BRCT domain-containing protein At4g02110-like isoform X1, which produces MHQSRGATSSSSPDKTFFGVRFVLFGFDSVSEAQCRSELVRRGGIDAGQYDQSCTHVIVCRRVFDDPVCITARKDGKILVNELWVDDSLQHEIMGDANRIIYMPVKDLSGIPGSKYLHICLTGYQKQEREDIMKMASLMGAKFSKSLIANQVTHLICYKFEGEKYELAKKVKIKLVNHRWLEDCLRSWEILPIDSYTKSGWELEILESEAKDSDEEIGVSKNSLRQNNVKHSNFGGTMCNGGSDLSSQFTGQFPNGNAGNPVTNSASIMTSFKNNNSRKSMSGCNSDNKKNHPNAGEVSQTSRSRVRKDSMIAIELFDQTVSDFKEVGSLPTETVSASSAADMKSSALNLSKKPSENPTSVKSPVNISTPSRNFSLEKILKGDSDIMPSERNSASDEPTSLQGLTTQVTTNNIASALPQKRKSMSLPRGDSKSPKSECHSFPIHSSSCNPSPNTKLTAIEALVTPPAEKDHLTLDTNHTLEGTMDSNGSIKKAPASKFKSHYRQKKSLSCGKFVIHKNSSSAHSVSNINNHGISSPKQALSNQEYRTEELSKTTAITDIFDSSSARKALLDLSSNDGSIQVENKQELMNDTGNQFGSVVACKHSDETFCSEKRPETYLGGPGEPELVTTTSNGAVANIGIQNLVGKNNAHADGSEEDQASESPGDRSLVNEIPSSTVNADGSEGNDCKISSGSHRRKVVAKRSVSSRYKLNEMNTSRKENNVLDSDKVVMNTKVVPDKNDKAKVPNDKHISRNLKNRVVEPLYDNEVIKERTEAADFPTPSSIKKDVTVHSKQTITDAEKENMPDEAGTLSYNSSNFHSSKPVNEHDPEIVKTPDKSYNMETPSTTKINLDPAWFILSGHRVQRREFRVLIKRLRGRICRDSHHWSYQATHFITPDPLRRTEKFFAAASAGRWILKTDYLTASVQAGKFLDEEPFEYYMKGLTEDGTISLEAPRKWRLLKERTGHGALYRMRILIYGECIAPSLDTLKRVIKAGDGTILATSPPYTRFLNSGVDYAIVSPSMPRVDLWVQEFLRHEIPCVAADYLVDYICKPGYSLDRHVLYKTHVWAEKSFANLLSHSEEISEDIISTSVERIDDLRCAICGLCDRGEVMLICGDEAGTVGCGIGTHIDCCDPPLESVPQDDWFCSKCNSWSNKVSPKKKKAAQKRKKLSSRTK; this is translated from the exons ATGCATCAATCGCGCGGAGCTACCAGTTCGAGCAGCCCGGACAAGACCTTCTTCGGCGTTCGTTTCGTCCTCTTTGGGTTTGATTCGGTATCCGAAGCTCAG TGTCGCTCTGAGCTCGTGCGAAGAGGAGGAATAGATGCGGGTCAGTACGATCAGAGCTGCACGCATGTGATTGTTTGCCGTCGCGTTTTT GATGATCCTGTATGCATTACTGCTCGGAAGGATGGGAAAATACTGGTGAATGAATTGTGGGTTGATGATAGTTTGCAACATGAAATTATGGGTGATGCTAACAGG ATAATATACATGCCTGTAAAGGATCTGAGTGGAATACCAGGAAGTAAATATTTGCACATTTGTTTAACAGGATATCAAAAGCAAGAACGAGAAGATATCATG AAAATGGCATCCTTAATGGGGGCAAAATTCTCCAAGTCGTTAATAGCGAATCAAGTTACACATCTTATTTGCTATAAATTTGAAG GTGAGAAATATGAGCTTGCTAAGAAGGTGAAGATCAAACTTGTCAATCATCGATGGCTAGAGGATTG CTTAAGATCATGGGAAATTTTGCCAATTGATAGTTATACAAAGAG CGGTTGGGAATTAGAGATTTTGGAATCTGAGGCAAAGGATTCAGATGAAGAGATTGGTGTTAGCAAGAATTCATTGAGGCAAAATAATGTAAAACATTCTAATTTTGGAGGTACAATGTGTAATGGAGGTTCTGATTTGTCCAGTCAGTTTACGGGACAGTTTCCAAATGGTAATGCTGGAAATCCTGTCACAAATAGTGCATCAATCATGACATCATTCAAGAACAACAATTCTCGAAAATCTATGTCAGGTTGCAACAGTGACAACAAAAAAAATCATCCGAATGCAGGAGAGGTTTCTCAAACTAGCAGATCTCGTGTTAGAAAAGATTCTATGATTGCAATTGAACTATTTGACCAAACTGTTTCTGATTTTAAGGAGGTTGGTTCATTGCCCACTGAAACAGTTTCAGCATCAAGTGCAGCAGATATGAAATCAAGCGCTCTTAATCTTTCAAAGAAGCCTTCTGAAAATCCCACTTCTGTAAAATCACCTGTGAATATCTCTACACCCTCAAGGAATTTTTCTTtagaaaagattttgaaaggtgATTCTGATATAATGCCATCAGAACGGAATAGTGCTAGTGATGAACCAACCAGTCTTCAAGGTTTAACCACTCAAGTTACAACAAATAATATTGCTAGTGCTTTACCTCAAAAAAGGAAATCAATGTCTTTGCCAAGAGGGGACTCAAAGTCTCCCAAGTCAGAATGCCATAGCTTCCCCATACATTCTTCCTCCTGTAATCCATCTCCAAACACTAAATTGACAGCTATAGAAGCACTTGTTACACCTCCGGCAGAGAAGGATCATCTGACTTTGGATACAAACCACACTCTGGAAGGTACTATGGATTCAAATGGATCAATTAAAAAAGCTCCAGCCTCAAAGTTCAAATCACATTACCGTCAGAAAAAGTCACTATCATGTGGGAAATTTGTAATACATAAAAATTCAAGCAGTGCGCATTCAGTTTCAAATATAAATAACCATGGCATTTCTAGCCCAAAGCAGGCCTTATCTAACCAGGAATACAGAACAGAAGAATTGTCCAAAACCACAGCTATTACTGATATATTTGATTCTTCGTCAGCCAGAAAGGCACTTCTAGATTTGTCTTCAAATGATGGGTCAATTCAAGTGGAGAACAAACAGGAGCTAATGAATGACACAGGGAACCAGTTTGGTTCAGTGGTTGCCTGTAAGCATTCTGATGAAACGTTTTGCAGCGAGAAAAGGCCTGAAACATATCTGGGAGGTCCAGGAGAACCTGAACTTGTCACCACAACTTCAAACGGTGCAGTTGCTAATATTGGTATTCAAAATTTAGTGGGGAAGAATAATGCACATGCTGATGGGTCTGAGGAAGACCAGGCTTCCGAATCTCCCGGTGACCGATCTTTGGTAAATGAAATTCCCTCTAGTACTGTAAATGCTGATGGGTCTGAGGGAAATGATTGCAAAATTTCGTCTGGTTCCCACAGAAGAAAGGTTGTTGCTAAGAGGAGTGTCAGTAGCAGATACAAGCTTAATGAAATGAACACTAGCAGGAAGGAGAATAATGTTCTGGATTCTGATAAAGTTGTCATGAATACCAAAGTTGTGCCTGATAAAAATGACAAGGCTAAGGTACCAAATGATAAGCACATTAGCAGAAACTTGAAGAACAGGGTTGTTGAGCCACTCTATGATAATGAGGTTATAAAGGAAAGAACAGAAGCCGCAGATTTTCCTACACCCTCAAGTATCAAAAAGGATGTAACCGTGCATTCAAAGCAAACAATTACTGATGCAGAAAAGGAGAACATGCCTGACGAAGCTGGTACCTTGAGTTATAATTCTTCTAATTTTCATAGCAGTAAACCAGTTAATGAACATGACCCAGAAATAGTTAAGACTCCAGACAAGAGCTACAACATGGAAACACCCAGCACTACAAAGATTAACTTGGATCCTGCATGGTTCATTTTAAGCGGTCATCGCGTTCAGAGAAGAGAATTTCGGGTATTGATAAAAAGACTTAGGGGGAGGATTTGCAGGGATTCTCATCATTGGTCTTATCAAGCTACACACTTCATAACTCCAGATCCATTACGCAGGACAGAAAAGTTCTTTGCAGCAGCTTCTGCTGGAAG GTGGATTCTAAAGACGGATTATTTGACTGCTAGTGTTCAGGCTGGAAAATTCTTGGATGAAGAACCCTTTGAGTACTACATGAAAGGTCTTACAGAAGATGGTACAATCAGCTTAGAAGCACCGAGGAAATGGCGACTCTTAAAGGAACGTACAGGGCACGGTGCCCTCTATAGGATGCGGATTTTAATATATGGAGAATGTATTGCACCGAGCCTG GATACACTGAAGCGCGTGATAAAAGCCGGAGATGGCACCATTCTGGCAACCTCTCCACCATATACTCGTTTCCTTAATTCTGGCGTTGACTATGCCATTGTCAGCCCAAGTATGCCACGAGTCGACTTGTGGGTGCAGGAATTCTTGAGGCATGAGATCCCATGTGTAGCGGCTGATTACTTGGTAGATTACATTTGCAAGCCGGGATATTCACTTGACAGGCATGTGCTCTATAAAACACATGTTTGGGCTGAGAAGTCCTTTGCAAACTTGTTGAGCCATTCCGAGGAGATCAGTGAAGATATTATATCGACTTCAGTAGAAAGAATTGATGACCTCAGATGTGCTATTTGTGGTTTGTGCGATAGGGGTGAGGTTATGCTAATTTGTGGAGATGAAGCTGGTACCGTTGGATGTGGGATTGGTACCCATATTGACTGTTGTGATCCCCCACTTGAATCTGTTCCTCAGGATGACTGGTTCTGCTCCAAATGCAACAGCTGGTCCAATAAGGTCAGCCCTAAGAAAAAAAAGGCTGCACAGAAAAGAAAGAAACTTTCCTCGAGAACTAAGTGA
- the LOC121985246 gene encoding BRCT domain-containing protein At4g02110-like isoform X2 → MARGLVNLRSWEILPIDSYTKSGWELEILESEAKDSDEEIGVSKNSLRQNNVKHSNFGGTMCNGGSDLSSQFTGQFPNGNAGNPVTNSASIMTSFKNNNSRKSMSGCNSDNKKNHPNAGEVSQTSRSRVRKDSMIAIELFDQTVSDFKEVGSLPTETVSASSAADMKSSALNLSKKPSENPTSVKSPVNISTPSRNFSLEKILKGDSDIMPSERNSASDEPTSLQGLTTQVTTNNIASALPQKRKSMSLPRGDSKSPKSECHSFPIHSSSCNPSPNTKLTAIEALVTPPAEKDHLTLDTNHTLEGTMDSNGSIKKAPASKFKSHYRQKKSLSCGKFVIHKNSSSAHSVSNINNHGISSPKQALSNQEYRTEELSKTTAITDIFDSSSARKALLDLSSNDGSIQVENKQELMNDTGNQFGSVVACKHSDETFCSEKRPETYLGGPGEPELVTTTSNGAVANIGIQNLVGKNNAHADGSEEDQASESPGDRSLVNEIPSSTVNADGSEGNDCKISSGSHRRKVVAKRSVSSRYKLNEMNTSRKENNVLDSDKVVMNTKVVPDKNDKAKVPNDKHISRNLKNRVVEPLYDNEVIKERTEAADFPTPSSIKKDVTVHSKQTITDAEKENMPDEAGTLSYNSSNFHSSKPVNEHDPEIVKTPDKSYNMETPSTTKINLDPAWFILSGHRVQRREFRVLIKRLRGRICRDSHHWSYQATHFITPDPLRRTEKFFAAASAGRWILKTDYLTASVQAGKFLDEEPFEYYMKGLTEDGTISLEAPRKWRLLKERTGHGALYRMRILIYGECIAPSLDTLKRVIKAGDGTILATSPPYTRFLNSGVDYAIVSPSMPRVDLWVQEFLRHEIPCVAADYLVDYICKPGYSLDRHVLYKTHVWAEKSFANLLSHSEEISEDIISTSVERIDDLRCAICGLCDRGEVMLICGDEAGTVGCGIGTHIDCCDPPLESVPQDDWFCSKCNSWSNKVSPKKKKAAQKRKKLSSRTK, encoded by the exons ATGGCTAGAGGATTGGTAAA CTTAAGATCATGGGAAATTTTGCCAATTGATAGTTATACAAAGAG CGGTTGGGAATTAGAGATTTTGGAATCTGAGGCAAAGGATTCAGATGAAGAGATTGGTGTTAGCAAGAATTCATTGAGGCAAAATAATGTAAAACATTCTAATTTTGGAGGTACAATGTGTAATGGAGGTTCTGATTTGTCCAGTCAGTTTACGGGACAGTTTCCAAATGGTAATGCTGGAAATCCTGTCACAAATAGTGCATCAATCATGACATCATTCAAGAACAACAATTCTCGAAAATCTATGTCAGGTTGCAACAGTGACAACAAAAAAAATCATCCGAATGCAGGAGAGGTTTCTCAAACTAGCAGATCTCGTGTTAGAAAAGATTCTATGATTGCAATTGAACTATTTGACCAAACTGTTTCTGATTTTAAGGAGGTTGGTTCATTGCCCACTGAAACAGTTTCAGCATCAAGTGCAGCAGATATGAAATCAAGCGCTCTTAATCTTTCAAAGAAGCCTTCTGAAAATCCCACTTCTGTAAAATCACCTGTGAATATCTCTACACCCTCAAGGAATTTTTCTTtagaaaagattttgaaaggtgATTCTGATATAATGCCATCAGAACGGAATAGTGCTAGTGATGAACCAACCAGTCTTCAAGGTTTAACCACTCAAGTTACAACAAATAATATTGCTAGTGCTTTACCTCAAAAAAGGAAATCAATGTCTTTGCCAAGAGGGGACTCAAAGTCTCCCAAGTCAGAATGCCATAGCTTCCCCATACATTCTTCCTCCTGTAATCCATCTCCAAACACTAAATTGACAGCTATAGAAGCACTTGTTACACCTCCGGCAGAGAAGGATCATCTGACTTTGGATACAAACCACACTCTGGAAGGTACTATGGATTCAAATGGATCAATTAAAAAAGCTCCAGCCTCAAAGTTCAAATCACATTACCGTCAGAAAAAGTCACTATCATGTGGGAAATTTGTAATACATAAAAATTCAAGCAGTGCGCATTCAGTTTCAAATATAAATAACCATGGCATTTCTAGCCCAAAGCAGGCCTTATCTAACCAGGAATACAGAACAGAAGAATTGTCCAAAACCACAGCTATTACTGATATATTTGATTCTTCGTCAGCCAGAAAGGCACTTCTAGATTTGTCTTCAAATGATGGGTCAATTCAAGTGGAGAACAAACAGGAGCTAATGAATGACACAGGGAACCAGTTTGGTTCAGTGGTTGCCTGTAAGCATTCTGATGAAACGTTTTGCAGCGAGAAAAGGCCTGAAACATATCTGGGAGGTCCAGGAGAACCTGAACTTGTCACCACAACTTCAAACGGTGCAGTTGCTAATATTGGTATTCAAAATTTAGTGGGGAAGAATAATGCACATGCTGATGGGTCTGAGGAAGACCAGGCTTCCGAATCTCCCGGTGACCGATCTTTGGTAAATGAAATTCCCTCTAGTACTGTAAATGCTGATGGGTCTGAGGGAAATGATTGCAAAATTTCGTCTGGTTCCCACAGAAGAAAGGTTGTTGCTAAGAGGAGTGTCAGTAGCAGATACAAGCTTAATGAAATGAACACTAGCAGGAAGGAGAATAATGTTCTGGATTCTGATAAAGTTGTCATGAATACCAAAGTTGTGCCTGATAAAAATGACAAGGCTAAGGTACCAAATGATAAGCACATTAGCAGAAACTTGAAGAACAGGGTTGTTGAGCCACTCTATGATAATGAGGTTATAAAGGAAAGAACAGAAGCCGCAGATTTTCCTACACCCTCAAGTATCAAAAAGGATGTAACCGTGCATTCAAAGCAAACAATTACTGATGCAGAAAAGGAGAACATGCCTGACGAAGCTGGTACCTTGAGTTATAATTCTTCTAATTTTCATAGCAGTAAACCAGTTAATGAACATGACCCAGAAATAGTTAAGACTCCAGACAAGAGCTACAACATGGAAACACCCAGCACTACAAAGATTAACTTGGATCCTGCATGGTTCATTTTAAGCGGTCATCGCGTTCAGAGAAGAGAATTTCGGGTATTGATAAAAAGACTTAGGGGGAGGATTTGCAGGGATTCTCATCATTGGTCTTATCAAGCTACACACTTCATAACTCCAGATCCATTACGCAGGACAGAAAAGTTCTTTGCAGCAGCTTCTGCTGGAAG GTGGATTCTAAAGACGGATTATTTGACTGCTAGTGTTCAGGCTGGAAAATTCTTGGATGAAGAACCCTTTGAGTACTACATGAAAGGTCTTACAGAAGATGGTACAATCAGCTTAGAAGCACCGAGGAAATGGCGACTCTTAAAGGAACGTACAGGGCACGGTGCCCTCTATAGGATGCGGATTTTAATATATGGAGAATGTATTGCACCGAGCCTG GATACACTGAAGCGCGTGATAAAAGCCGGAGATGGCACCATTCTGGCAACCTCTCCACCATATACTCGTTTCCTTAATTCTGGCGTTGACTATGCCATTGTCAGCCCAAGTATGCCACGAGTCGACTTGTGGGTGCAGGAATTCTTGAGGCATGAGATCCCATGTGTAGCGGCTGATTACTTGGTAGATTACATTTGCAAGCCGGGATATTCACTTGACAGGCATGTGCTCTATAAAACACATGTTTGGGCTGAGAAGTCCTTTGCAAACTTGTTGAGCCATTCCGAGGAGATCAGTGAAGATATTATATCGACTTCAGTAGAAAGAATTGATGACCTCAGATGTGCTATTTGTGGTTTGTGCGATAGGGGTGAGGTTATGCTAATTTGTGGAGATGAAGCTGGTACCGTTGGATGTGGGATTGGTACCCATATTGACTGTTGTGATCCCCCACTTGAATCTGTTCCTCAGGATGACTGGTTCTGCTCCAAATGCAACAGCTGGTCCAATAAGGTCAGCCCTAAGAAAAAAAAGGCTGCACAGAAAAGAAAGAAACTTTCCTCGAGAACTAAGTGA